The proteins below are encoded in one region of Aquisphaera giovannonii:
- a CDS encoding DoxX family protein codes for MTTDPVPKWQRITGWVLSGLLAFVFLPSAFFKIAQPAGFLDEWSKTYPAASALPLGVIELTLFVLYLIPMTRYVGGLLMLAYLGGAVATHVHANDGMFFVPVIVGVVAWIGLYLRDRKLRALVPVVSG; via the coding sequence ATGACGACGGATCCGGTCCCCAAGTGGCAGCGCATCACCGGCTGGGTGCTCTCCGGCCTCCTCGCGTTCGTGTTCCTGCCCAGCGCGTTCTTCAAGATCGCCCAGCCCGCGGGCTTCCTCGACGAGTGGTCCAAGACCTACCCGGCCGCCTCCGCCTTGCCCCTCGGGGTCATCGAACTGACGCTGTTCGTCCTCTACCTGATCCCGATGACCCGCTACGTCGGCGGCCTCCTCATGCTCGCCTACCTCGGCGGCGCGGTGGCGACCCACGTCCACGCCAACGACGGCATGTTCTTCGTGCCGGTGATCGTCGGCGTCGTCGCGTGGATCGGCCTGTACCTCCGCGACCGCAAGCTCCGCGCCCTCGTCCCCGTCGTGTCCGGGTGA
- a CDS encoding DNA alkylation repair protein: MPGIPCILRGMTVDQILGQLESLGDDARRAHNARAGAPGNQFGVKLGDIRTLAKTIKADRELALELWETGNVEAQLLATLLIKPKSLSADELDALTRSTTCSQVADWLNAYVVAQHPAKDSLREAWMKAEDRWAARAGWNLTASRVNKGLDGLDLPALLDRIEREMPGAMPEVQWTMNNTLAAIGIHHPEHRDRVIAMGEAIGLYRDWPVSKGCTPPYVPVWVEAMVKRQR; the protein is encoded by the coding sequence ATGCCGGGAATTCCGTGTATACTCCGCGGCATGACCGTCGACCAGATCCTCGGACAGCTCGAGTCCCTCGGCGACGACGCCCGGCGTGCGCACAACGCGAGGGCCGGCGCGCCGGGCAACCAGTTCGGCGTGAAGCTCGGCGACATCCGTACGCTGGCCAAGACGATCAAGGCAGATCGCGAGCTCGCTCTGGAGCTCTGGGAGACCGGCAACGTCGAGGCGCAGCTCCTCGCCACGCTCTTGATCAAGCCGAAGTCGCTCTCCGCGGACGAGCTCGACGCCTTGACTCGCTCCACCACCTGTTCGCAGGTGGCGGACTGGCTGAACGCCTACGTCGTCGCGCAGCATCCCGCGAAGGACTCTCTGCGAGAGGCGTGGATGAAGGCGGAGGACCGCTGGGCCGCCCGCGCCGGCTGGAACCTCACCGCCAGCCGCGTGAACAAGGGCCTCGACGGCCTCGACCTGCCGGCCCTCCTCGATCGGATCGAGCGGGAGATGCCGGGGGCGATGCCCGAGGTGCAGTGGACGATGAACAACACGCTCGCCGCCATCGGCATCCACCACCCCGAGCACCGCGATCGCGTGATCGCGATGGGCGAGGCGATCGGCCTGTACCGCGACTGGCCGGTATCGAAGGGCTGCACGCCCCCGTACGTGCCGGTCTGGGTGGAAGCCATGGTGAAGCGTCAACGCTGA
- a CDS encoding pre-peptidase, producing the protein MRHTLRFPRLAASLLAIALLVASGGPSTAKPPTLSALFPPGAERGQSLSVKASGTFDHWPVKCWVDGDGLSVEPAKEKGVLSVVVAADAMPGVRWIRIYDRDGATGLRPFVVGPLPEIAEAEPNDDPRTPQRIGAARVTVNGRLAKKGDVDGFAVELKAGAVLVADVEANRRLGSPMDGVLQVASADGFVLEQDDDAGGLDPRIVFRAPADGSYLVRLFAFPATPGSDIQFAGGSDYIYRLTLTTGGFLDHAFPLAVPPGGPSKVSAVGPNVPGSGPDSALDIPPGDRPERLTLSHPRLAGSVQVRRVPGAVAVEVEPDGIDKAQPLADLASVSGRIDPPGDRDAYRIALKKGETRVFRLESRAFGLPLDAVMAVFDAGGKPLAETDDVGESRDPELRFTPAADGDFRVVVRDLHGRGGPRYAYLLGVISPEPDFGLSLAADLFELPPGKPAKVAVTIDRHEGFAGEVELHAEGLPAGVTSTTAVSRPGDASAKAVTLELQGSATAPPGPFRIVGRAVRGDHRERPARARIAGFEAETDRPWLSVLPAPAPAKP; encoded by the coding sequence ATCCCTCTCGGTGAAGGCGTCCGGGACCTTCGACCACTGGCCGGTGAAATGTTGGGTCGACGGGGACGGCCTCTCGGTCGAGCCCGCGAAGGAGAAGGGCGTGCTGTCGGTCGTCGTCGCGGCCGACGCCATGCCCGGCGTGCGGTGGATTCGCATCTACGACCGGGACGGGGCGACGGGCCTCCGCCCCTTCGTCGTGGGCCCTCTGCCGGAGATCGCGGAGGCGGAGCCGAACGACGACCCGCGCACGCCCCAGCGGATCGGGGCGGCCCGCGTCACCGTCAACGGCCGCCTCGCGAAGAAGGGGGACGTGGACGGCTTCGCGGTCGAGCTCAAGGCGGGCGCCGTGCTCGTCGCCGACGTCGAGGCCAACCGCCGCCTCGGCTCGCCAATGGACGGCGTGCTCCAGGTCGCCTCGGCCGACGGATTCGTCCTCGAGCAGGACGACGACGCCGGCGGGCTCGACCCCCGGATCGTCTTCCGGGCGCCCGCGGACGGATCCTACCTCGTCCGCCTCTTCGCCTTCCCGGCGACCCCGGGTAGCGACATCCAGTTCGCCGGGGGCAGCGACTACATCTACCGGCTCACCCTCACGACCGGCGGCTTCCTCGATCACGCCTTCCCGCTCGCCGTCCCGCCCGGCGGGCCGTCGAAGGTCTCCGCCGTCGGGCCGAACGTGCCCGGCTCCGGCCCCGACTCCGCCCTCGACATCCCGCCCGGCGACCGGCCCGAGCGGCTCACCCTGTCCCACCCCCGCCTGGCGGGGAGCGTCCAGGTCCGCCGGGTCCCCGGCGCGGTCGCGGTGGAGGTGGAGCCCGACGGGATCGACAAGGCCCAGCCGCTCGCCGACCTCGCGTCGGTCAGCGGCCGGATCGACCCGCCCGGGGACCGCGACGCCTATCGGATCGCCCTGAAGAAGGGGGAGACTCGCGTCTTCCGGCTGGAATCGCGCGCGTTCGGCCTGCCGCTCGACGCGGTCATGGCGGTTTTCGACGCCGGGGGCAAGCCCCTGGCCGAGACCGATGACGTCGGAGAGTCCAGGGATCCGGAGCTCCGGTTCACCCCCGCGGCGGACGGCGACTTCCGGGTCGTCGTCCGCGACCTCCACGGCCGGGGAGGGCCCCGATACGCCTACCTCCTGGGCGTGATCAGCCCCGAGCCCGACTTCGGCCTCTCGCTCGCGGCCGACCTGTTCGAGCTGCCGCCCGGGAAGCCCGCCAAGGTCGCCGTCACGATCGACCGCCATGAGGGATTCGCCGGCGAGGTCGAGCTGCACGCCGAGGGCCTCCCCGCCGGCGTCACATCCACGACCGCCGTGTCCCGCCCCGGCGACGCCTCCGCGAAGGCGGTGACGCTGGAACTCCAGGGCTCTGCCACCGCCCCGCCCGGCCCCTTCCGGATCGTCGGCCGCGCCGTGCGCGGAGACCATCGCGAGCGGCCGGCCCGTGCCAGGATCGCGGGCTTCGAGGCCGAGACGGACCGCCCCTGGCTCAGCGTCCTCCCCGCCCCCGCGCCGGCGAAGCCCTGA